A genomic region of Clavibacter michiganensis subsp. insidiosus contains the following coding sequences:
- the galT gene encoding galactose-1-phosphate uridylyltransferase: MHADQTVTTSPSGITQRRTLLSDGRELVYFDDAETTLPPERAADARPAAPRPPTATMRQDVLTGEWVSIAAARQNRAHLPPAELDPLAPATPTNPSEIPSMYDVAVFENKSPSFGPALADAEGVDAPVDDDDLTAIGLERTRTSVGRCEVVCFSPAHTGSFSGLTPSRARTVVEAWAERTRALSAMPGIRQVFPFENRGEAIGVTLHHPHGQIYSYPYITPRTRRLVESIERFGPGLFQRILETEQASERVVLRGDHFTAFVPFAARWPVEIHLLPHRHVPDLAETTEAERDELATMYLRLLQGMDRLYDTPTPYIAAWHQAPVDAHRDEIRLMLQITSPRRAADKLKFLAGSEAAMGAWIGDVPPEKAAEMIRKAVEDA, from the coding sequence ATGCATGCCGACCAGACCGTCACGACGTCGCCGTCCGGGATCACGCAGCGCCGCACGCTGCTGTCCGACGGCCGCGAGCTCGTCTACTTCGACGACGCCGAAACGACCCTCCCGCCCGAGCGCGCCGCCGACGCGCGCCCCGCCGCGCCCCGCCCGCCCACCGCGACGATGCGGCAGGACGTGCTCACGGGCGAGTGGGTCTCCATCGCGGCCGCGCGCCAGAACCGCGCGCACCTGCCCCCGGCGGAGCTGGATCCCCTCGCCCCCGCGACCCCGACCAACCCGTCCGAGATCCCGAGCATGTACGACGTCGCGGTCTTCGAGAACAAGTCGCCGTCGTTCGGGCCCGCGCTCGCCGATGCGGAGGGCGTGGACGCGCCCGTCGACGACGACGACCTCACCGCGATCGGCCTGGAGCGCACCCGCACCTCGGTCGGCCGCTGCGAGGTCGTGTGCTTCAGCCCCGCGCACACCGGCTCGTTCAGCGGCCTCACGCCGTCGCGCGCCCGCACCGTGGTGGAGGCGTGGGCCGAGCGCACGCGCGCCCTCTCGGCGATGCCCGGGATCCGCCAGGTGTTCCCGTTCGAGAACCGCGGCGAGGCCATCGGCGTCACGCTGCACCACCCGCACGGGCAGATCTACTCGTACCCCTACATCACGCCGCGCACGCGTCGGCTGGTGGAGTCGATCGAGCGGTTCGGGCCGGGCCTGTTCCAGCGGATCCTCGAGACCGAGCAGGCGTCCGAGCGCGTCGTGCTCCGCGGCGACCACTTCACCGCGTTCGTGCCGTTCGCGGCGCGCTGGCCCGTGGAGATCCACCTGCTCCCCCACCGCCACGTTCCCGACCTCGCCGAGACGACCGAGGCCGAGCGCGACGAGCTCGCGACGATGTACCTGCGGCTGCTGCAGGGGATGGACCGGCTGTACGACACCCCGACGCCGTACATCGCCGCGTGGCACCAGGCGCCCGTGGACGCGCACCGCGACGAGATCCGGCTGATGCTGCAGATCACGTCGCCGCGCCGCGCGGCCGACAAGCTCAAGTTCCTGGCCGGGTCCGAGGCGGCCATGGGCGCCTGGATCGGCGACGTGCCGCCGGAGAAGGCGGCCGAGATGATCCGGAAGGCAGTGGAGGACGCATGA
- a CDS encoding DeoR/GlpR family DNA-binding transcription regulator, with protein MADDSAPVPAATRRSRILERLGDRGVATVAELAADAGVSAVTIRADLDALADSAAVQRVHGGAVLRAGLGAREQSLEVTLESAADAKRAIGRAAAAMVESGQSVLLDVGSTTLQVARALVARDDLVDVTVITNGLTLALELERAMPRFTVVVTGGTLRALQHSLVDPLATVVLDRLHPDLAVIGCNGVDVERGITNVNLPEAEVKRRMVAASARTVVVADGAKLGRTHLGSVAPLDLVDTLLTDADADPHEVGRLRDAGLRVVEAGGTPGAGRP; from the coding sequence ATGGCCGACGACTCCGCTCCCGTCCCCGCGGCGACCCGCCGCTCCCGGATCCTCGAACGGCTCGGCGACCGCGGCGTCGCGACCGTCGCCGAGCTCGCGGCCGACGCGGGCGTCTCGGCCGTCACGATCCGCGCCGACCTCGACGCTCTCGCCGACTCCGCCGCCGTCCAGCGCGTGCACGGCGGCGCGGTCCTCCGCGCGGGCCTCGGCGCGCGCGAGCAGAGCCTCGAGGTGACGCTCGAGTCGGCCGCCGACGCCAAGCGCGCCATCGGCCGCGCCGCCGCCGCCATGGTCGAGAGCGGCCAGAGCGTCCTGCTCGACGTCGGCAGCACGACGCTCCAGGTGGCACGCGCGCTCGTGGCGCGCGACGACCTCGTCGACGTCACGGTCATCACGAACGGGCTCACGCTGGCGCTCGAGCTCGAGCGGGCCATGCCGCGCTTCACCGTGGTCGTGACGGGCGGCACGCTCCGGGCGCTGCAGCACAGCCTCGTGGATCCGCTCGCCACCGTCGTGCTCGACCGCCTCCACCCGGACCTCGCGGTCATCGGCTGCAACGGCGTCGACGTGGAGCGGGGGATCACCAACGTGAACCTGCCCGAGGCCGAGGTGAAGCGGCGCATGGTCGCCGCGAGCGCCCGCACGGTGGTCGTCGCGGACGGGGCGAAGCTCGGGCGCACTCACCTCGGGTCCGTCGCGCCGCTCGACCTCGTCGACACGCTGCTCACCGACGCCGACGCGGATCCGCACGAGGTCGGCCGCCTGCGCGACGCCGGCCTGCGCGTCGTCGAGGCGGGAGGGACGCCCGGCGCCGGGCGGCCGTAA
- a CDS encoding aldose 1-epimerase family protein, translating to MRPVTGEQHHLVHAGPSGELRATVVQLAAAIRGLTLDGVDLVEPYGDDVVAPMGAGMVLVPWPNRIRGARYELDGKAQALDVSEPSLGNASHGLLRNTGYAASDRTDDRVTLSATVFPQHGYPFLLDTSVIYRLTDDGLVVTHRIRNDSAAAAPVAVGAHPYLAIGGVPSSELTLTVRADTWSEVDDALIPVADHPVNGADEDLRTGRVVGDLDLNTGYGDVHVEGGTSRHGLTAPDGRGVELWADASFRFLQVYTPREFPTHGGQAVAIEPMTAPADAFNSGIGVRRLAPGEEWTLSWGIRATGF from the coding sequence ATGAGACCCGTCACCGGAGAGCAGCACCACCTCGTCCACGCCGGCCCGTCCGGCGAGCTCCGCGCCACCGTCGTGCAGCTCGCGGCGGCCATCCGCGGCCTCACCCTCGACGGCGTCGACCTCGTCGAGCCCTACGGCGACGACGTAGTCGCCCCGATGGGCGCCGGCATGGTCCTCGTGCCGTGGCCGAACCGGATCCGCGGCGCCCGCTACGAGCTCGACGGGAAGGCCCAGGCGCTCGACGTCTCCGAGCCGTCGCTCGGCAACGCCTCGCACGGCCTCCTCCGCAACACGGGCTACGCGGCGTCCGACCGCACCGACGACCGCGTGACCCTCTCCGCCACCGTCTTCCCGCAGCACGGCTACCCGTTCCTCCTCGACACCTCCGTCATCTATCGGCTCACCGACGACGGCCTCGTCGTCACGCACCGGATCCGCAACGACTCCGCGGCGGCGGCCCCCGTCGCGGTCGGCGCGCACCCGTACCTCGCGATCGGCGGCGTGCCGTCGTCGGAGCTCACCCTCACGGTCCGCGCGGACACCTGGTCGGAGGTCGACGACGCGCTCATCCCCGTGGCCGACCACCCGGTGAACGGCGCCGACGAGGACCTCCGCACCGGCCGCGTCGTCGGCGACCTCGACCTCAACACGGGATACGGCGACGTGCACGTGGAGGGCGGCACGAGCCGCCACGGCCTCACCGCCCCGGACGGCCGCGGCGTCGAGCTCTGGGCCGACGCGTCCTTCCGGTTCCTGCAGGTCTACACGCCGCGCGAGTTCCCGACCCACGGCGGCCAGGCGGTCGCCATCGAGCCCATGACAGCGCCGGCCGACGCCTTCAACTCCGGCATCGGCGTGCGCCGCCTCGCGCCGGGCGAGGAGTGGACGCTCAGCTGGGGGATCCGCGCGACGGGCTTCTAG
- a CDS encoding SGNH/GDSL hydrolase family protein — MGKYGYRAGARARAARRITGWTAAAAVAACSVGLVVAAVGSGGAPVENAGAVAESGFVSGPGTTIAPVAPLALPEDPAVLMFGDSFILGHGIETSGRPAYPALLAEREGWSDVRLNAAAGTGFAATSDQPAYPDRLAAMGDDFTPDLVILQGSVNDIKPGEVAVRSGVTRTLADIAERWPDAQTVIITPMTGVQSYEKLAAAYTGPALGKAHVIDATGPESWLPVDRPDLRTEDAWHPSATGHEAVAAGIQAALTALAG, encoded by the coding sequence GTGGGGAAATACGGGTATCGGGCGGGCGCACGGGCGCGGGCCGCGCGGCGGATCACCGGCTGGACGGCCGCCGCCGCCGTCGCGGCGTGCTCGGTCGGCCTGGTGGTCGCCGCGGTCGGCAGCGGCGGCGCGCCCGTGGAGAACGCGGGCGCCGTCGCGGAGTCGGGCTTCGTCTCCGGGCCCGGCACCACGATCGCGCCGGTGGCGCCCTTGGCGCTCCCCGAGGATCCGGCCGTCCTGATGTTCGGCGACTCGTTCATCCTCGGTCACGGCATCGAGACGTCGGGGCGGCCCGCCTACCCCGCGCTCCTCGCGGAGCGCGAGGGCTGGAGCGACGTGCGCCTGAACGCGGCGGCCGGCACCGGCTTCGCGGCCACGTCCGACCAGCCGGCGTACCCCGATCGCCTGGCCGCCATGGGCGACGACTTCACGCCCGACCTCGTGATCCTGCAGGGCAGCGTCAACGACATCAAGCCCGGCGAGGTCGCGGTGCGCAGCGGCGTGACGCGGACCCTCGCCGACATCGCCGAGCGCTGGCCCGACGCGCAGACCGTGATCATCACGCCGATGACGGGCGTGCAGAGCTACGAGAAGCTCGCGGCCGCCTACACGGGGCCCGCGCTCGGCAAGGCCCACGTCATCGACGCGACCGGGCCGGAGAGCTGGCTGCCCGTGGACCGTCCGGACCTCCGCACGGAAGACGCGTGGCATCCCAGCGCCACCGGGCACGAGGCGGTCGCCGCCGGGATCCAGGCCGCGCTCACGGCGCTCGCCGGCTGA
- a CDS encoding SGNH/GDSL hydrolase family protein: MKKRRHRWSSGTWALAGVGVTAAATLALSSFALDEARTERPGNAGQVAAVPEASAAAVADADDGPLLMSVLSDSHAYNTGSWWRQTVATGTFPGIYLGTTASQPGAASTSLVPLLDQATATGGAVVVQVGTNDLLSGRTPAQAVDGIAALWEGVRDRGAEPVAALVPPSDEVPEEVLALNEAIRDAATAEDVPLLDVYSTVADADGSWADGLTVDRRHANDAGSDLMAQAAREQLPAVIAALGD; the protein is encoded by the coding sequence GTGAAGAAGAGGCGACACCGCTGGTCGAGCGGTACATGGGCGCTGGCAGGGGTCGGGGTGACGGCGGCGGCGACGCTCGCGCTGTCCTCCTTCGCCCTCGACGAGGCGCGAACGGAGCGGCCCGGCAACGCAGGCCAGGTCGCCGCCGTACCGGAGGCGTCCGCGGCGGCGGTCGCCGACGCGGACGACGGACCGCTGCTCATGTCTGTCCTGAGCGACTCCCACGCGTACAACACGGGCTCCTGGTGGCGGCAGACGGTGGCGACCGGCACCTTCCCCGGAATCTACCTCGGCACGACGGCCTCGCAGCCCGGAGCGGCGTCGACGTCGCTGGTGCCCCTGCTCGACCAGGCGACGGCCACCGGAGGCGCCGTGGTGGTGCAGGTCGGGACGAACGACCTCCTCTCCGGCCGGACTCCCGCGCAGGCGGTCGACGGAATCGCCGCCCTGTGGGAGGGCGTCCGCGATCGCGGCGCGGAGCCCGTGGCGGCGCTCGTCCCGCCCTCCGACGAGGTGCCGGAGGAGGTGCTCGCGCTGAACGAGGCCATCCGCGACGCCGCCACAGCCGAGGACGTCCCGCTGCTCGACGTCTACTCGACGGTCGCGGACGCGGACGGATCATGGGCGGACGGCCTCACGGTCGATCGGCGCCACGCGAACGACGCCGGGTCCGACCTCATGGCCCAGGCGGCGCGCGAGCAGCTGCCCGCCGTCATCGCCGCGCTCGGCGACTGA
- a CDS encoding sigma-70 family RNA polymerase sigma factor — MLGLVPSSIERPDLPGPADPESKEALLGRVAQGDKRAFSELYDQLAPRVLGLVRRLLVDHAQSEEVTQEIFLEIWQSASRFDPAKGAATTWVLTMAHRRAVDRVRASQSSRDRDVRIGIRDHEHGYDQVSETVEISIEHERVTKAMTKLTEIQRQAVSLAYYGGYSHSEVASMLDVPIGTVKTRLRDGMIRLRDEMGVAS; from the coding sequence ATGCTGGGTCTCGTGCCTTCATCGATCGAGCGTCCCGACCTCCCCGGGCCGGCGGACCCCGAGTCGAAGGAGGCCCTCCTCGGCCGCGTCGCCCAGGGCGACAAGCGGGCCTTCTCGGAGCTCTACGACCAGCTCGCGCCCCGCGTCCTTGGGCTCGTCCGCCGTCTGCTCGTCGACCACGCGCAGTCGGAGGAGGTCACGCAGGAGATCTTCCTGGAGATCTGGCAGTCCGCTTCCCGCTTCGACCCGGCCAAGGGCGCAGCGACGACGTGGGTGCTCACCATGGCCCACCGCCGCGCGGTCGACCGCGTGCGCGCTTCCCAGTCCAGCCGCGATCGCGACGTCCGCATCGGCATCCGCGACCACGAGCACGGCTACGACCAGGTGTCCGAGACCGTCGAGATCAGCATCGAGCACGAGAGGGTCACGAAGGCCATGACGAAGCTCACCGAGATCCAGCGCCAGGCCGTCTCGCTCGCCTACTACGGCGGCTACAGCCACAGCGAGGTCGCGTCGATGCTCGACGTGCCCATCGGCACCGTGAAGACACGTCTGCGCGACGGCATGATCCGTCTGCGCGACGAGATGGGGGTCGCATCATGA
- a CDS encoding anti-sigma factor domain-containing protein: MTTDDDIRMLTAAYALGAVDAEEAAEIEALLERDPALRAEVEELRATAADLAWTTEPVDPSPRLKIDLMAMLDATPQLPPLAAPSAVTDDRRRPAPVTQLRPVASADAVPGASAPSSPAPRERLGSASARASERWFRRPGALIGVAAAAVVLVVGGVVVGTNVGGPGTSQTPVASAYEQVTTASDVVIDKRDVVGGGTATVYFSASEAKTAVVLNDASPLPEGRVLQMWYVGASGPVSAGVMSASDGAGHAVLQGSYTPGDTVAITVEPEGGSEQPTTEPIVAVTST, from the coding sequence ATGACCACCGACGACGACATCCGCATGCTCACCGCGGCGTACGCGCTCGGCGCCGTCGACGCCGAGGAGGCGGCGGAGATCGAGGCGCTCCTCGAGCGCGATCCCGCCCTCCGCGCCGAGGTGGAGGAGCTGCGGGCCACCGCGGCCGACCTCGCCTGGACGACCGAGCCGGTGGATCCGTCGCCGCGCCTCAAGATCGACCTCATGGCCATGCTCGACGCCACCCCGCAGCTGCCGCCGCTCGCCGCACCGTCCGCCGTGACGGACGACCGGCGCCGCCCCGCGCCGGTCACGCAGCTGCGGCCCGTGGCATCCGCGGACGCCGTCCCCGGTGCCTCCGCGCCGTCGTCCCCCGCGCCGCGCGAGCGCCTCGGATCCGCGTCCGCTCGCGCCTCCGAGCGCTGGTTCCGCCGGCCGGGTGCCCTGATCGGCGTCGCCGCGGCTGCCGTCGTGCTCGTCGTCGGCGGCGTGGTCGTCGGTACGAACGTGGGCGGTCCGGGCACGTCGCAGACACCCGTCGCGTCCGCGTACGAGCAGGTCACCACGGCATCCGACGTCGTCATCGACAAGCGCGACGTCGTCGGCGGCGGCACGGCGACGGTCTACTTCTCCGCCTCCGAGGCGAAGACGGCGGTCGTGCTGAACGACGCGTCGCCGCTGCCCGAGGGCCGCGTGCTCCAGATGTGGTACGTCGGCGCCTCCGGCCCCGTGTCCGCCGGCGTCATGTCGGCCTCGGACGGGGCGGGTCACGCCGTGCTCCAGGGCAGCTACACGCCCGGCGACACCGTGGCCATCACGGTCGAGCCCGAGGGCGGATCCGAGCAGCCCACGACCGAGCCCATCGTGGCGGTCACCAGCACCTGA
- the pstB gene encoding phosphate ABC transporter ATP-binding protein PstB, with protein sequence MSKSIEVNDLNVYYGKFKAVEDVNLRIEPRTVTAFIGPSGCGKSTFLRTLNRMHEVIPGAYVEGEVLVDGNDLYGPGVDPVLVRRQVGMVFQRPNPFPTMSIRDNVLAGVKLNNRKISKSDADALVEQSLMGANLWNEVKDRLALPGSGLSGGQQQRLCIARAIAVQPDVVLMDEPCSALDPISTLAIEDLIEELKAQYTIVIVTHNMQQASRVSDRTAFFNIAGTGKPGKLIEYDDTTTMFSKPSVQATEDYVSGRFG encoded by the coding sequence TTGTCCAAGAGCATCGAAGTCAACGACCTGAACGTCTACTACGGCAAGTTCAAGGCCGTCGAGGACGTCAACCTGCGGATCGAGCCGCGCACCGTCACGGCGTTCATCGGCCCGTCCGGCTGCGGCAAGTCGACCTTCCTCCGCACGCTGAACCGCATGCACGAGGTGATCCCCGGCGCGTACGTCGAGGGCGAGGTGCTGGTCGACGGCAACGACCTCTACGGCCCCGGCGTCGACCCGGTGCTCGTGCGCCGCCAGGTCGGCATGGTCTTCCAGCGGCCGAACCCGTTCCCCACCATGTCGATCCGCGACAACGTGCTGGCGGGCGTGAAGCTCAACAACCGGAAGATCTCCAAGTCGGACGCGGACGCCCTCGTCGAGCAGTCGCTCATGGGCGCCAACCTCTGGAACGAGGTCAAGGACCGCCTCGCGCTGCCGGGATCCGGCCTCTCGGGCGGCCAGCAGCAGCGCCTCTGCATCGCGCGCGCCATCGCGGTGCAGCCCGACGTGGTGCTGATGGACGAGCCGTGCTCCGCGCTCGACCCCATCTCCACGCTCGCCATCGAGGACCTCATCGAGGAGCTCAAGGCGCAGTACACGATCGTGATCGTGACCCACAACATGCAGCAGGCCAGCCGCGTCTCCGACCGCACGGCCTTCTTCAACATCGCCGGCACCGGCAAGCCCGGCAAGCTCATCGAGTACGACGACACCACCACCATGTTCTCGAAGCCCAGCGTGCAGGCGACCGAGGACTACGTCAGCGGCCGCTTCGGCTGA
- the pstA gene encoding phosphate ABC transporter permease PstA, with protein MATTAPSRTRPVASTLPNSLTAGKLHRFTAPAIFLVSWLVMAAIFLVLELSGAADSFNIVGTAVFGTILFGIALFCFSLAVEGERKAKDRVITILVTVAFVLALIPLVSLVFTAVTNGSGRFDPLFFNSSLRNVVGEGGGGLHAIIGTLIVTAIAAVISIPVGLMAAIYLVEYGRGRLARAITFFVDVMTGIPSIVAGLFAYALLVIFLGPGIRLGFGGALALSVLMIPVVVRSAEEMLKLVPNELREASYALGVPKWLTIVKIVLPTSLAGIVTGVMLAIARVIGETAPLLIVAGFTQSMNYNPFQDQMMTLPVFVFRQYADQGSDAAAYVDRAWTGALVLILIVMVLNIVARLIARIFAPKLGR; from the coding sequence ATGGCGACGACAGCCCCCTCCCGCACGCGGCCCGTCGCGAGCACCCTGCCCAACTCCCTCACCGCCGGGAAGCTGCACCGCTTCACGGCGCCCGCGATCTTCCTGGTGTCCTGGCTCGTCATGGCGGCCATCTTCCTGGTGCTCGAGCTCTCGGGGGCCGCGGACAGCTTCAACATCGTCGGCACGGCGGTGTTCGGCACGATCCTGTTCGGCATCGCGCTCTTCTGCTTCTCGCTCGCCGTGGAGGGCGAGCGGAAGGCGAAGGACCGGGTCATCACGATCCTCGTCACGGTCGCGTTCGTGCTCGCGCTGATCCCGCTCGTGTCGCTCGTGTTCACCGCCGTCACGAACGGCTCCGGGCGCTTCGACCCGCTGTTCTTCAACTCGAGCCTCCGCAACGTGGTGGGCGAGGGCGGCGGCGGCCTGCACGCCATCATCGGCACGCTGATCGTCACGGCCATCGCCGCGGTGATCTCCATCCCCGTCGGCCTCATGGCGGCCATCTACCTCGTCGAGTACGGCCGCGGCCGACTGGCACGCGCCATCACGTTCTTCGTCGACGTCATGACGGGCATCCCGTCCATCGTCGCGGGCCTCTTCGCCTACGCGCTGCTCGTGATCTTCCTCGGCCCGGGCATCCGCCTGGGCTTCGGCGGGGCGCTCGCGCTATCCGTGCTGATGATCCCCGTGGTCGTGCGCAGCGCCGAGGAGATGCTCAAGCTGGTCCCGAACGAGCTCCGCGAGGCGTCGTACGCGCTCGGCGTGCCGAAGTGGCTGACGATCGTGAAGATCGTGCTGCCGACGTCGCTGGCCGGCATCGTCACCGGCGTGATGCTCGCGATCGCCCGCGTCATCGGCGAGACGGCGCCGCTCCTCATCGTCGCCGGGTTCACGCAGAGCATGAACTACAACCCCTTCCAGGACCAGATGATGACCCTGCCGGTGTTCGTCTTCCGGCAGTACGCCGACCAGGGCTCGGACGCGGCGGCCTACGTCGACCGCGCGTGGACCGGCGCGCTCGTGCTGATCCTCATCGTCATGGTGCTGAACATCGTCGCGCGGCTCATCGCCCGCATCTTCGCCCCCAAGCTCGGCCGCTAG
- the pstC gene encoding phosphate ABC transporter permease subunit PstC, with translation MTTAAPQPPQAPETEPPRDASAALRSSQDAKPKARVGDRVFSGLSRGSGTLILVILAAVALFLVVQSIPALTAPPAEVSGGGGFWAYVGPLMFGTVYAAALAMLMAVPVAIGIALFISHYAPRRLAQGLGYIIDLLAAVPSVVFGLWGIAVLAKFLQPFYEFLTDAFGWFPLFAGPVSGTGRTIFTVAVVLAVMILPIVTALSREVFLQTPKLHEEAALALGATRWEMIQTAVLPFGRPGIISAAMLGLGRALGETMAVAIVLSPAAVVNFAWFQSTNSNTIAANIALSFPEAYGLKINELIASGLMLFVITLAVNMLARYIISRRKAFSGAN, from the coding sequence ATGACGACCGCCGCCCCGCAGCCTCCCCAGGCTCCCGAGACCGAACCGCCGCGCGACGCGTCCGCTGCCCTCCGCAGCTCCCAGGACGCCAAGCCCAAGGCCCGCGTGGGCGACCGCGTCTTCTCCGGCCTCTCCCGAGGGTCCGGCACGCTGATCCTCGTGATCCTCGCGGCCGTCGCGCTGTTCCTCGTCGTGCAGAGCATCCCCGCGCTCACCGCGCCTCCCGCCGAGGTCTCCGGCGGCGGCGGCTTCTGGGCCTACGTCGGCCCGCTGATGTTCGGCACGGTCTACGCCGCGGCGCTCGCCATGCTCATGGCCGTCCCCGTCGCCATCGGCATCGCGCTCTTCATCTCGCACTACGCGCCCCGCCGCCTCGCGCAGGGCCTCGGGTACATCATCGACCTGCTCGCGGCCGTGCCGTCCGTGGTGTTCGGGCTCTGGGGCATAGCGGTGCTGGCGAAGTTCCTGCAGCCGTTCTACGAGTTCCTCACCGACGCGTTCGGCTGGTTCCCGCTCTTCGCCGGCCCCGTCTCGGGCACCGGCCGCACGATCTTCACGGTCGCCGTCGTGCTCGCCGTCATGATCCTGCCGATCGTCACCGCGCTGTCCCGCGAGGTCTTCCTCCAGACGCCGAAGCTGCACGAGGAGGCGGCGCTGGCCCTCGGTGCGACGCGCTGGGAGATGATCCAGACCGCCGTGCTGCCCTTCGGCCGCCCCGGCATCATCTCGGCCGCCATGCTCGGCCTCGGTCGCGCCCTCGGCGAGACGATGGCGGTCGCGATCGTCCTCTCCCCCGCCGCGGTCGTGAACTTCGCGTGGTTCCAGTCGACGAACTCGAACACCATCGCCGCCAACATCGCGCTGAGCTTCCCCGAGGCGTACGGCCTCAAGATCAACGAGCTCATCGCGTCCGGCCTCATGCTCTTCGTCATCACGCTGGCCGTGAACATGCTGGCCCGCTACATCATCAGCCGCCGCAAGGCCTTCTCCGGAGCGAACTAA
- a CDS encoding phosphate ABC transporter substrate-binding protein PstS codes for MKISRLSSAAALAAVTALALSSCASNEAPAEGGDASASTLSGTLNGIGATSQGAAQEAWNAAFQTANPGVTVTYAGEGSGAGREAFMAGGQNANFAGSDRALKTDELTGTFGQCADGVKPIDLPAYISPIALIFQVDGVKELHLDAATTAGIFKGTITKWNDPAIVALNPDATMPDATITAVHRSDDSGTTENFAKYLNTTAKTVWDAEPKGVWPYQGGEAAQGTTGVVDAVKGGSNIIGYADASKAGTLGVAKIKVGDEFVGYSPEAAAAVVEASPEAEGREANDVVFDIDYSTTASGVYPIVLVSYLITCQEYKDPAVGELVNAYVGYVTSTEGQQLAAEKAGAAPLSDTVAAQVKTAVESIK; via the coding sequence GTGAAGATCTCGCGTCTCAGCAGCGCAGCAGCGCTCGCCGCCGTCACCGCACTCGCACTCTCCTCCTGCGCCTCCAACGAGGCGCCCGCCGAGGGCGGCGACGCATCGGCGTCCACCCTGTCCGGCACGCTCAACGGCATCGGCGCCACCTCCCAGGGCGCTGCCCAGGAGGCCTGGAACGCCGCGTTCCAGACCGCCAACCCCGGCGTCACCGTCACCTACGCGGGCGAGGGTTCCGGCGCCGGGCGCGAGGCGTTCATGGCCGGCGGCCAGAACGCGAACTTCGCCGGCTCCGACCGCGCGCTCAAGACCGACGAGCTCACCGGCACGTTCGGCCAGTGCGCCGACGGCGTCAAGCCGATCGACCTCCCCGCCTACATCTCCCCCATCGCGCTGATCTTCCAGGTCGACGGCGTGAAGGAGCTGCACCTCGACGCCGCCACCACCGCGGGCATCTTCAAGGGCACCATCACGAAGTGGAACGACCCAGCCATCGTCGCGCTCAACCCCGACGCGACCATGCCCGACGCCACCATCACCGCCGTGCACCGCTCGGACGACTCGGGCACCACCGAGAACTTCGCGAAGTACCTCAACACCACGGCCAAGACGGTCTGGGACGCGGAGCCCAAGGGCGTCTGGCCCTACCAGGGCGGCGAGGCGGCCCAGGGCACGACCGGCGTCGTCGACGCCGTCAAGGGCGGCAGCAACATCATCGGCTACGCCGACGCGTCCAAGGCCGGCACCCTCGGCGTCGCGAAGATCAAGGTCGGCGACGAGTTCGTCGGCTACTCGCCGGAGGCCGCAGCCGCCGTCGTCGAGGCCTCGCCCGAGGCCGAGGGCCGCGAGGCGAATGACGTCGTCTTCGACATCGACTACTCGACCACCGCGTCGGGTGTCTACCCGATCGTCCTGGTCAGCTACCTCATCACCTGCCAGGAGTACAAGGACCCGGCCGTCGGCGAGCTCGTCAATGCCTACGTCGGCTACGTGACCAGCACCGAGGGCCAGCAGCTCGCCGCCGAGAAGGCCGGCGCCGCGCCGCTGTCCGACACGGTCGCCGCGCAGGTCAAGACCGCGGTCGAGTCGATCAAGTAG